In Gossypium arboreum isolate Shixiya-1 chromosome 6, ASM2569848v2, whole genome shotgun sequence, the following are encoded in one genomic region:
- the LOC108484200 gene encoding uncharacterized protein LOC108484200 isoform X2, translating to MARSLSQSVLSFRLITKPHPSSSRLLAVRTQSNQPNPSDSSDSSSDPLLRKLEDAIHRIIVRRSAPDWLPFIPGSFYWVPPSTAQSYGLAQLVEKLANPLTSEESMCTTAARGWPSSDYFIKGGSPHPVEVDLISNTSSKSEDEEG from the exons ATGGCCCGTTCCCTTTCTCAATCCGTTCTCAGCTTCCGCCTAATCACCAAACCTCACCCTTCTTCCTCTCGTCTCCTTGCCGTCCGAACCCAATCCAACCAACCCAACCCTTCCGACTCCTCCGATTCTTCCTCTGATCCGCTCCTGCGGAAACTTGAAGACGCCATCCACCGGATCATCGTTCGCCGTTCCGCTCCCGATTGGCTCCCTTTCATCCCCGGATCCTTTTACTGGGTCCCGCCGTCCACGGCCCAATCTTACGGCCTTGCCCAGCTCGTTGAGAAATTGGCAAACCCGTTGACCTCGGAGGAATCCATGTGCACCACTGCCGCCCGAGGCTGGCCCTCCTCTGACTATTTCATCAAAG GTGGATCCCCGCATCCGGTGGAGGTAGACTTAATATCAAATACTTCATCTAAATCCGAGGATGAAGAAGGATGA
- the LOC108484200 gene encoding uncharacterized protein LOC108484200 isoform X1, with product MARSLSQSVLSFRLITKPHPSSSRLLAVRTQSNQPNPSDSSDSSSDPLLRKLEDAIHRIIVRRSAPDWLPFIPGSFYWVPPSTAQSYGLAQLVEKLANPLTSEESMCTTAARGWPSSDYFIKDCNILHHVTGGSPHPVEVDLISNTSSKSEDEEG from the exons ATGGCCCGTTCCCTTTCTCAATCCGTTCTCAGCTTCCGCCTAATCACCAAACCTCACCCTTCTTCCTCTCGTCTCCTTGCCGTCCGAACCCAATCCAACCAACCCAACCCTTCCGACTCCTCCGATTCTTCCTCTGATCCGCTCCTGCGGAAACTTGAAGACGCCATCCACCGGATCATCGTTCGCCGTTCCGCTCCCGATTGGCTCCCTTTCATCCCCGGATCCTTTTACTGGGTCCCGCCGTCCACGGCCCAATCTTACGGCCTTGCCCAGCTCGTTGAGAAATTGGCAAACCCGTTGACCTCGGAGGAATCCATGTGCACCACTGCCGCCCGAGGCTGGCCCTCCTCTGACTATTTCATCAAAG ACTGTAATATTCTCCACCACGTTACAGGTGGATCCCCGCATCCGGTGGAGGTAGACTTAATATCAAATACTTCATCTAAATCCGAGGATGAAGAAGGATGA